Proteins co-encoded in one uncultured Bacteroides sp. genomic window:
- a CDS encoding N-acetylmuramoyl-L-alanine amidase, translating into MKRSIIYTLTTITCIWFATIGCLPASGKDFVLVLDAGHGGHDPGAIGNFSREKDINLNITLKVGRLIQNNYDDVKVIYTRRTDVFIPLNQRTEIANNANADLFISIHTNAAPTKVAKGTETFSLGLSRSSANLEVAKRENSVILMEDDYKQRYAGFNPNSSESYIMFEFIQDKHMEQSVSMASLIQKQYRSYSGRPDRGVHQDIFLVLKTSAMPSVLTEVGFISNPEEEQYLNTEEGTDALAKSIFNAFQQYKLKHDVRRSKIKVPYRLNEDKESEEKQPVLVSNKENADSINKFHKNTADTPTIKSTIKRERRVKRKVTVSKNENTPAKKEEIGSAAPKEGCIIFKIQFFTSAQKLKTNDKRFKDISPIEYHIENGIYKYTCGASENYNEVLRIRRQIATKFKDAFIIAFKDGEKININTAIAEFKKNNK; encoded by the coding sequence ATGAAAAGAAGTATCATTTATACCCTTACTACAATCACTTGCATCTGGTTTGCCACCATTGGATGCTTGCCGGCATCCGGAAAAGATTTTGTATTAGTTCTTGATGCTGGGCACGGGGGACATGACCCTGGTGCGATAGGAAATTTTTCGCGTGAAAAAGATATTAATCTGAACATCACTTTGAAGGTGGGGCGTCTTATTCAAAATAATTATGACGATGTAAAAGTAATCTATACCCGTAGAACAGATGTCTTTATACCGCTAAACCAACGGACTGAAATCGCCAATAATGCAAATGCCGATTTATTTATTTCAATTCACACCAATGCTGCTCCAACTAAAGTAGCTAAAGGAACGGAAACTTTTTCTCTTGGACTATCCCGTTCAAGTGCAAATCTGGAAGTTGCCAAACGAGAGAACTCGGTAATTCTTATGGAAGACGACTATAAACAACGATATGCCGGTTTCAATCCAAATTCCTCAGAATCATATATCATGTTTGAGTTTATTCAGGACAAACATATGGAACAAAGTGTGAGTATGGCCTCCTTAATACAGAAACAATACAGATCGTATAGTGGAAGACCAGATCGCGGCGTGCATCAGGACATATTCCTGGTTCTGAAAACCAGTGCTATGCCTAGTGTACTCACAGAAGTAGGTTTTATATCTAATCCGGAGGAAGAACAATACCTTAACACAGAAGAAGGTACCGACGCCTTAGCCAAATCAATCTTCAATGCTTTTCAGCAATATAAACTCAAGCATGATGTGCGCCGGTCAAAAATCAAAGTTCCCTACCGGCTCAATGAAGATAAGGAATCCGAAGAAAAACAGCCAGTCTTAGTATCTAATAAAGAAAATGCTGACTCGATAAACAAATTCCACAAAAATACAGCAGATACACCCACAATAAAATCCACAATAAAGAGAGAGAGACGTGTAAAAAGAAAAGTGACCGTCTCAAAAAATGAAAATACTCCGGCAAAGAAAGAGGAAATAGGAAGCGCTGCTCCTAAGGAAGGCTGCATTATTTTCAAAATACAGTTCTTTACATCCGCACAAAAACTAAAAACGAATGATAAACGTTTTAAAGATATTTCTCCAATAGAATATCATATTGAAAACGGAATCTACAAATACACCTGCGGAGCTTCAGAAAATTACAACGAAGTGCTGAGAATCAGAAGACAAATAGCTACCAAATTTAAAGATGCATTTATTATTGCATTTAAAGATGGTGAAAAAATAAATATAAATACCGCTATAGCAGAATTTAAAAAGAATAATAAATAA
- a CDS encoding MlaD family protein — protein MKYFTKEVKIGIAGIMSLCILVYGINYLKGINMFKPSSYFYVKYTNIQGLAKSSPVFADGVRIGIVRDIYYDYTHPGNVAVEVELDKDMRIPKGTHAELVTEVLGTVKMNLILAVNPKEAYAVGDTIPGTVNNGLMEAVTGSIMPQIEKMLPKLDSIMTSLNKIAADPNIPATLKSVRTTADNLAVTTTQLRSFVNKDVPQIAKKINTIGDNLITVSGNLKNIDYASTFNKIDSTIANVKMVTNKLNRKDNSLGLLLNDTSLYRNLSATGANASLLLEDLKSNPKRYVHFSIFGRK, from the coding sequence ATGAAATACTTTACTAAAGAAGTCAAAATAGGAATCGCAGGGATTATGAGCTTATGTATACTTGTATATGGCATCAATTACCTAAAAGGTATAAATATGTTCAAACCTAGCAGTTACTTTTACGTAAAATATACCAATATACAAGGATTAGCAAAGTCAAGCCCTGTATTTGCCGATGGTGTTCGCATTGGAATTGTGAGAGACATTTATTATGATTACACTCATCCGGGAAATGTAGCAGTGGAAGTTGAACTAGATAAAGATATGAGAATTCCGAAAGGCACTCATGCCGAACTGGTTACCGAGGTACTCGGTACAGTTAAGATGAATCTTATTCTGGCCGTTAATCCGAAGGAAGCATATGCAGTAGGGGATACAATCCCAGGAACCGTCAATAATGGCTTGATGGAAGCCGTAACAGGGTCTATTATGCCTCAAATCGAGAAGATGCTTCCCAAACTTGACTCCATTATGACCTCACTGAATAAAATAGCAGCCGATCCAAATATTCCGGCTACACTGAAATCAGTAAGAACTACAGCAGATAACCTGGCAGTAACAACTACACAACTTCGCTCTTTCGTAAATAAGGATGTGCCACAGATTGCTAAAAAGATAAACACAATAGGTGACAATCTCATCACTGTCAGCGGCAATCTTAAAAATATTGATTACGCATCAACCTTTAATAAGATAGATTCCACCATTGCCAATGTGAAGATGGTTACTAATAAACTAAACCGGAAAGATAATTCACTTGGACTTTTACTTAACGACACATCACTTTACAGGAATCTGTCGGCCACTGGTGCAAACGCTTCACTCTTATTGGAAGACTTAAAGAGTAATCCAAAACGTTATGTACACTTCTCAATTTTTGGTCGAAAATAA
- a CDS encoding NADPH-dependent oxidoreductase, translating into MIESVKNRRSIRKYKQQDINPDLLNDLLSTASRVSTIGNMQVYSVVVTRDAEMKENLSPSHFNQPMIKGAPVVLTFCADFNRFSKWCEFRDAQPGYANFLSFMNAATDALIFTQNFCTLAEEAGLGICYLGTVIYNPQQIIDTLHLPKLVFPVATITVGYPDECPPLVDRLPIEAIIHEEHYSDYTHEMIDKLYAYKESLPENKQFVAENNKKSLAQVFTDVRYTQKDNEFMSENLFKALKQQGFIL; encoded by the coding sequence ATGATAGAGTCAGTAAAGAACAGAAGGTCAATAAGAAAATATAAACAGCAGGATATAAATCCTGATTTGTTAAATGATCTGCTTTCAACTGCTTCGCGTGTGTCTACCATTGGGAATATGCAGGTTTACAGTGTTGTAGTTACTCGTGATGCGGAAATGAAAGAGAATTTATCTCCGTCTCATTTCAATCAGCCAATGATCAAAGGAGCGCCTGTTGTGCTTACTTTTTGTGCAGACTTTAACCGTTTTAGTAAATGGTGCGAATTCCGCGATGCTCAACCAGGTTATGCAAATTTCCTGTCATTTATGAACGCTGCAACTGATGCTTTGATTTTTACTCAGAACTTTTGCACACTTGCAGAGGAAGCCGGATTAGGAATATGCTATTTGGGAACGGTTATTTATAACCCACAACAGATAATTGATACTCTTCATTTGCCTAAGTTGGTTTTTCCGGTTGCTACTATTACAGTGGGATATCCTGATGAATGTCCACCTTTGGTTGATCGTCTCCCAATAGAAGCCATCATTCATGAAGAGCATTATAGTGATTATACACATGAGATGATTGATAAGCTGTATGCTTACAAAGAATCCTTACCTGAAAACAAGCAGTTTGTTGCTGAAAATAATAAGAAGTCATTGGCACAGGTCTTTACTGATGTAAGATATACCCAGAAAGACAATGAATTTATGTCAGAGAATTTGTTCAAGGCTCTTAAACAGCAAGGCTTTATTTTATAG
- the dnaA gene encoding chromosomal replication initiator protein DnaA translates to MIESNHVSLWNRCLRVIRDNVPETTYNTWFVPIVPLKYEDNALTVQVPSQFFYEFLEDKFVELLRATLYKEIGEGTKLMYRVIVDNNSKASVDLEATNRSTAIPQRSAIRNGNKAPNTLKAPSPLDLDPQLNPNYNFENFIEGYSNKLSRTAGEAVAINPAKTTFNPLFLYGPSGVGKTHLVNAIGTRIKELFRDKRVLYVSAHLFQVQYTDSVRSNTINDFINFYQTIDVLIIDDIQEFASLTKTQNTFFHIFNHLHQNGKQLILTSDRSPVLLQGMEDRLLTRFKWGLTAELEKPNVELRKNILKSKIHRDGLKFPEEVITYIAENVNESVRDLEGIVISIMAHSTIYNKEIDLDLAERIVRKAIRCESKVITVDDIIEKVCKHFEVDPSALHSKSRKREVVQVRQLAMFLAKKHTDASSSKIGQLVGNRDHATVLHACKIVKGQFDVDKSFRSEVEEIETSLRKK, encoded by the coding sequence ATGATTGAATCCAATCATGTAAGTCTTTGGAACCGCTGTCTCCGTGTAATTCGAGACAATGTCCCTGAGACTACATACAACACGTGGTTTGTGCCCATTGTTCCCTTGAAGTATGAGGACAATGCATTGACTGTACAAGTACCTTCACAATTCTTTTATGAATTTTTGGAAGATAAATTTGTAGAGTTACTTCGTGCAACCTTGTACAAAGAGATTGGCGAAGGAACAAAACTAATGTATCGGGTAATCGTGGACAACAATTCAAAAGCTTCAGTTGATCTGGAAGCAACAAACCGTTCCACAGCGATTCCCCAACGGAGCGCTATCCGCAATGGCAACAAAGCACCTAATACATTAAAAGCTCCATCGCCACTAGACCTTGATCCTCAGCTGAACCCCAATTATAACTTTGAGAATTTCATTGAAGGCTATAGCAATAAGTTATCAAGAACAGCCGGAGAGGCAGTTGCAATAAATCCTGCAAAAACGACCTTTAATCCATTGTTCCTTTACGGCCCTTCTGGTGTAGGTAAGACTCATCTTGTCAATGCCATCGGAACCCGGATTAAAGAACTTTTCCGGGATAAAAGAGTTTTGTACGTATCTGCACACTTATTTCAGGTACAATACACAGATTCTGTACGAAGCAACACTATCAATGACTTTATAAACTTCTACCAAACCATTGATGTACTAATTATAGATGATATTCAGGAATTTGCCAGCCTCACAAAGACTCAAAACACATTCTTCCACATCTTTAACCATTTACATCAGAACGGAAAACAGCTAATCCTGACTTCCGACCGTTCTCCTGTCCTATTGCAAGGAATGGAAGACCGATTGTTAACCCGTTTCAAATGGGGATTAACTGCAGAATTAGAAAAACCAAATGTTGAGTTAAGAAAGAATATTTTAAAGAGTAAGATTCACCGTGATGGTTTGAAATTCCCGGAAGAAGTAATCACTTATATTGCAGAAAACGTTAACGAAAGTGTGCGTGACCTGGAAGGAATTGTCATTTCAATTATGGCTCATTCTACAATCTACAATAAAGAAATAGATCTGGACTTAGCAGAAAGAATCGTGCGCAAAGCAATTCGCTGTGAATCAAAGGTGATTACCGTTGATGATATTATTGAAAAGGTTTGCAAGCATTTTGAGGTTGACCCATCTGCTCTTCATTCCAAATCCAGAAAAAGAGAAGTCGTACAAGTTCGTCAGCTTGCAATGTTCTTAGCTAAAAAGCACACAGATGCTTCTTCCTCTAAAATTGGTCAGCTAGTAGGTAACAGAGATCATGCAACCGTATTGCACGCCTGCAAAATCGTTAAAGGTCAGTTTGATGTGGACAAGTCATTCCGGTCAGAAGTGGAAGAAATAGAAACTTCACTTAGAAAAAAATAA
- a CDS encoding TonB-dependent receptor: MKENLFTERHAARWKQFNHKSYAVFCSLKKEVNIGVLAIATLAFANIECISAQTETSYKQKEYKLDEVEVTGSRVPLTLGEAARIVTVLSREDIQAAAVQSINELLKYAVGVDVRQRGDLGIQTDISIRGGTSDQITILLNGANISNPQTGHLTADFPVDMNDIERIEILEGPAARVYGTSAFTGAINIVTKSDKQSHAAIDLSTGQYGLFNGGVRGNFTKGRFSNQLSGGYSRSDGYIANSDFSAKRAFYQGEYSGKEADIRWQAGISDKGYGANTFYSAVYPNQYEHTRKYSVSVQAETKGKLHFTPIIYWNRGHDRFELFRNNPASWYTNHNYHQTDVFGTNLNTYFKSTLGKTAFGAEFRNEGVMSNVLGKLMDEPVKVPDEGDHYFTKKDNRTNVSYYVEHDILLPRFTLSLGIMATMNTGLDNKFRYYPGVDASYRLTEQLKVYASWSMALRLPTFTDLDYESKTLQGNPNLKPEETKAFEIGTKYSSHVLQASVSGYYHKGKNIIDWVKYSSDDIWHTVNHTKLDNMGIETSAMLNFCELFGNTSFLKKATIGYSYINQDKAIGDVYESNYSLDYLKHKFVAQLDHRIWRNLSANWAFRWQSREGSYTIYEGMKKVGEKTYPSFCLLDLKLSWNAKNYLLFAEANNLFDRKYYDIGNIPQPGFWGKVGVSYQINL, translated from the coding sequence ATGAAAGAAAACTTATTTACAGAACGACACGCTGCCCGATGGAAGCAGTTCAACCACAAGTCGTATGCTGTATTCTGCAGTTTAAAAAAAGAAGTCAACATTGGCGTTCTGGCAATCGCAACTCTCGCCTTTGCCAACATCGAATGTATTTCGGCACAGACCGAGACTTCTTATAAACAAAAAGAATACAAGCTCGACGAGGTGGAAGTTACCGGCAGTCGTGTACCGCTTACCTTAGGCGAAGCGGCGAGAATCGTAACTGTACTCTCCCGCGAGGATATTCAGGCGGCAGCGGTACAAAGCATCAATGAACTTTTAAAGTATGCCGTAGGCGTAGATGTCCGCCAGCGGGGCGATCTGGGTATTCAGACAGACATCAGCATCCGGGGCGGAACGTCCGACCAGATTACAATCCTTCTCAATGGGGCCAACATCAGCAATCCCCAAACCGGCCACCTCACGGCCGACTTTCCAGTAGACATGAACGATATTGAACGTATTGAGATCCTTGAGGGTCCGGCTGCAAGAGTATACGGCACTTCGGCTTTTACCGGAGCTATCAATATTGTGACCAAAAGTGACAAACAAAGTCATGCTGCCATTGATTTATCAACAGGACAATATGGCTTGTTCAACGGTGGTGTACGCGGAAACTTCACAAAAGGAAGGTTTAGCAATCAACTGTCGGGAGGATATAGCCGCTCCGACGGATATATTGCCAATAGTGATTTCAGTGCTAAACGGGCTTTTTATCAAGGAGAATATTCCGGGAAAGAAGCGGATATTCGCTGGCAGGCGGGAATCAGTGACAAAGGATACGGTGCCAATACGTTTTATTCTGCCGTTTATCCTAATCAATACGAACACACCCGCAAGTATTCCGTATCGGTACAAGCAGAGACTAAAGGGAAACTCCACTTTACTCCTATCATATATTGGAATCGTGGGCACGATCGCTTTGAGCTCTTCCGGAATAATCCGGCATCGTGGTATACGAACCATAATTATCATCAGACAGATGTCTTTGGAACCAACCTGAATACTTACTTTAAGTCCACACTTGGCAAGACAGCCTTCGGAGCTGAGTTCCGCAATGAAGGGGTTATGAGTAACGTGTTGGGCAAACTGATGGATGAACCGGTGAAGGTACCTGATGAAGGAGATCATTATTTCACTAAAAAGGATAACCGGACAAATGTCAGTTATTATGTGGAGCATGATATCTTATTGCCTCGATTTACTTTGTCGCTCGGTATAATGGCAACAATGAATACAGGGCTGGACAATAAGTTCCGTTATTATCCGGGTGTAGATGCTTCCTATCGTCTCACCGAACAGCTAAAAGTTTACGCTTCGTGGAGCATGGCACTTCGTCTGCCTACCTTTACTGATCTTGATTACGAAAGTAAAACGCTCCAGGGAAATCCGAATCTAAAACCTGAAGAAACCAAGGCATTTGAAATTGGTACAAAATATTCTTCCCATGTATTGCAGGCTTCAGTGAGTGGTTATTACCATAAAGGGAAAAATATAATAGACTGGGTGAAGTACTCTAGTGATGATATATGGCACACGGTGAACCACACTAAACTGGATAATATGGGTATCGAGACTTCTGCCATGCTTAACTTTTGTGAGTTATTTGGTAATACGAGCTTCTTAAAGAAAGCAACCATAGGTTATTCGTATATCAATCAGGACAAAGCAATAGGCGATGTGTATGAATCAAATTATTCATTAGACTACCTGAAACATAAGTTCGTTGCACAGCTCGATCACCGTATCTGGCGAAATTTAAGTGCAAACTGGGCTTTCCGCTGGCAAAGCCGAGAAGGTAGTTACACAATATATGAAGGAATGAAAAAAGTTGGTGAAAAGACTTATCCGTCTTTTTGTTTACTTGATCTCAAGCTTTCATGGAATGCAAAGAACTATCTTCTATTTGCAGAAGCAAACAATCTGTTTGATCGTAAATATTATGATATCGGTAATATCCCTCAACCCGGATTCTGGGGGAAAGTAGGTGTAAGTTACCAGATAAATCTCTAA
- a CDS encoding adenosylcobalamin-dependent ribonucleoside-diphosphate reductase: protein MEKNTFSYDEAFESSLQYFKGDELAARVWVNKYAVKDSFGNIYEKSPEDMHWRLANEVARIEAKYENGLSAQELYNLFDHFRYIVPQGSPMTGIGNNYQVASLSNCFVIGVDGSADSYGAIIKIDEEQVQLMKRRGGVGHDLSHIRPKGSPVKNSALTSTGIVPFMERYSNSTREVAQDGRRGALMLSVSIKHPDSESFIDAKMTEGKVTGANVSVKLDDDFMSAAVEQRPYKQQYPIDSANPTTVKEINASALWKKIVHNAWKSAEPGVLFWDTIIKESVPDCYADLGYKTTSTNPCGEIPLCPYDSCRLLAINLYSYVVKPFTKDAYFDYDLFKKHVALAQRIMDDIIDLELEKIERIITKIDSDPECEEVKHAERLLWQKIYTKSSQGRRTGVGITAEGDMLAGLGLRYGTEEATSFSEEVHKIIAICAYRSSVQMAKERGAFEIYDWEREINNPFINRLKDADPALYEDMKKYGRRNIACLTIAPTGTTSLMTQTTSGIEPVFLPVYKRRRKVNPNDAQSHVDFVDETGDTFEEYIVFHHKFVDWMEANGYNASKKYTQEEIDALVAKSPYYKATSNDVDWMMKVKMQGRIQKWVDHSISVTINLPNDVDEDLVNRLYVEAWRSGCKGCTVYRDGSRSGVLLSTKSDKKDELPPCKPPTVVEVRPRVLEADVVRFQNNKEKWVAFVGLLDGRPYEIFTGLQDDDEGIVLPKTVTQGRIIKNVDDNGNKRYDFQFENKRGYKTTIEGLSEKFNKEYWNYAKLISGVLRYRMPIEQAIKLVSSLQLDSENINTWKNGVERALKKYIQDGTEARGKKCPNCGNETLIYQEGCLICTSCGSSRCG, encoded by the coding sequence GTGGAGAAAAACACTTTTTCTTATGACGAAGCGTTTGAATCATCCTTACAATACTTTAAGGGTGATGAGCTTGCAGCAAGGGTTTGGGTTAACAAATACGCAGTAAAAGACTCATTCGGAAATATCTATGAAAAGTCTCCGGAAGATATGCATTGGAGATTGGCAAATGAAGTAGCTCGCATAGAAGCTAAATACGAAAACGGTCTTAGTGCTCAAGAACTTTATAATCTCTTTGATCATTTCAGATACATTGTTCCACAGGGAAGTCCAATGACTGGCATTGGAAATAATTATCAGGTAGCTTCATTATCAAATTGTTTTGTAATTGGAGTAGATGGCTCAGCCGACTCTTACGGAGCAATCATTAAGATTGATGAAGAGCAGGTGCAATTAATGAAAAGACGAGGTGGTGTAGGTCACGATCTTTCACACATTCGTCCGAAAGGATCACCCGTTAAGAATTCAGCACTAACCTCTACAGGCATTGTTCCTTTTATGGAACGCTATTCAAACTCCACCCGAGAAGTAGCACAAGACGGTCGACGCGGCGCGTTAATGTTGAGTGTATCTATTAAACATCCGGATTCGGAATCGTTTATTGATGCAAAGATGACGGAAGGAAAAGTTACGGGAGCAAATGTTTCCGTTAAACTGGACGATGATTTTATGTCGGCAGCAGTTGAGCAACGTCCTTACAAACAGCAATACCCTATCGATTCAGCTAATCCAACTACAGTTAAAGAGATAAACGCCTCTGCTCTTTGGAAGAAGATAGTTCACAATGCATGGAAGTCTGCTGAACCAGGAGTTTTATTCTGGGATACAATTATCAAAGAGTCTGTACCCGATTGCTATGCTGACCTTGGATACAAAACCACGTCTACTAATCCTTGTGGAGAGATTCCATTGTGTCCTTACGACTCCTGCAGGTTATTAGCTATTAATCTATATTCCTATGTGGTAAAACCATTTACCAAGGATGCTTATTTTGACTATGACTTATTCAAAAAGCATGTAGCACTGGCACAACGCATTATGGATGATATTATTGATCTGGAACTGGAAAAGATCGAACGTATCATTACGAAAATAGATTCTGACCCGGAATGTGAAGAAGTAAAACATGCAGAAAGATTGCTCTGGCAGAAGATTTACACGAAAAGTAGTCAAGGAAGACGTACTGGTGTAGGAATCACTGCAGAAGGTGATATGCTGGCCGGATTAGGTTTAAGATATGGAACAGAAGAAGCTACCTCCTTTTCTGAAGAGGTACACAAGATCATAGCAATCTGCGCTTACCGTTCTTCCGTTCAAATGGCTAAAGAACGTGGCGCTTTTGAAATATATGACTGGGAAAGAGAAATAAATAATCCGTTTATCAACAGGCTTAAAGATGCGGATCCCGCTCTTTACGAAGATATGAAAAAGTACGGACGCCGAAATATTGCTTGTCTAACAATTGCTCCGACAGGAACCACTAGTTTAATGACGCAAACCACTTCCGGTATTGAACCTGTATTCTTGCCTGTATACAAAAGAAGAAGAAAGGTAAATCCCAACGATGCTCAATCTCATGTTGATTTTGTAGATGAAACCGGCGATACATTTGAAGAATATATTGTTTTCCACCACAAGTTTGTAGACTGGATGGAGGCCAACGGCTATAATGCTTCAAAGAAATATACTCAGGAAGAGATTGACGCGCTGGTTGCTAAATCACCTTACTACAAAGCTACTTCCAATGATGTTGACTGGATGATGAAAGTCAAGATGCAGGGAAGAATTCAAAAGTGGGTAGATCACTCTATCAGCGTTACTATCAATCTACCTAACGATGTAGATGAGGATCTGGTAAATCGTTTGTATGTTGAAGCATGGAGATCCGGTTGCAAAGGTTGCACAGTTTATCGTGACGGTTCACGTTCAGGTGTTTTACTTTCTACCAAATCTGATAAGAAAGATGAACTTCCTCCATGCAAACCCCCTACGGTTGTAGAAGTCCGTCCAAGAGTGCTTGAAGCAGATGTAGTAAGATTCCAAAACAACAAAGAAAAATGGGTTGCTTTCGTGGGACTACTCGATGGAAGACCTTACGAAATATTTACCGGTTTACAAGATGATGATGAAGGAATTGTTCTTCCAAAAACTGTTACTCAAGGACGAATTATCAAGAATGTAGATGATAACGGGAACAAAAGATATGACTTCCAATTCGAAAACAAACGAGGATACAAGACTACAATTGAAGGTCTATCTGAGAAATTCAACAAAGAGTACTGGAACTATGCGAAATTAATTTCCGGAGTGCTCCGCTACAGAATGCCAATTGAACAGGCTATCAAATTAGTAAGTTCATTGCAGCTTGACAGTGAAAACATTAATACCTGGAAAAATGGCGTGGAACGCGCTTTGAAGAAATATATTCAGGACGGAACTGAAGCAAGAGGAAAGAAATGTCCAAACTGTGGAAACGAGACATTAATTTATCAGGAAGGATGTTTGATTTGTACTTCCTGCGGAAGCTCTCGCTGCGGATAA